The Aspergillus chevalieri M1 DNA, chromosome 5, nearly complete sequence genome includes a region encoding these proteins:
- the ERG3_1 gene encoding sterol desaturase family protein (COG:I;~EggNog:ENOG410PG6G;~InterPro:IPR006694;~PFAM:PF04116;~TransMembrane:3 (i82-108o165-187i242-259o);~go_function: GO:0005506 - iron ion binding [Evidence IEA];~go_function: GO:0016491 - oxidoreductase activity [Evidence IEA];~go_process: GO:0008610 - lipid biosynthetic process [Evidence IEA];~go_process: GO:0055114 - oxidation-reduction process [Evidence IEA]) has product MDIALEIWDTFIGDRLYSALLPTSLSSSATVPGFTNVANSTLSLFGATQPFVYEPATQLIYLEPSKYAYMSAWPRNNIYRQFLSFFLIVWIFGLITYFICASLSYIFIWDKSTVHHPKFLKNQIPMEIKQTMESMPIMSLLTAPFLVAEVRGYAKLYDSFSDEPFWGYSFIQFPLFIAFTDLCIYWIHRGLHHPSIYKTLHKPHHKWIMPSPFASHAFHPMDGWSQSVPYHLFPFIFPLQKLAYVFLFGFINLWTVLIHDGEYVANSPVINGAACHTMHHLYFNYNYGQFTTLWDRLGGSYRKPNEELFRRETKMDQKEWQRQTKEMESILRDVEGEDDRKYLAEEETKKEL; this is encoded by the exons ATGGATATCGCCCTTGAAATCTGGGACACCTTCATTGGTGATCGCCTATATTCAGCGCTTCTTCCTACCTCGCTGTCCTCCTCAGCCACTGTCCCTGGCTTCACCAATGTCGCCAACAGCACTCTGTCGCTTTTCGGCGCGACGCAGCCTTTCGTCTACGAGCCTGCCACGCAACTGATCTATCTCGAGCCTTCGAAGTATGCGTATATGAGCGCCTGGCCTCGAAACAACATTTACCGTCAATTCCTCAGTTTCTTCTTGATCGTCTG GATTTTCGGTCTGATCACATATTTTATTTGCGCCTCCCTCTCCTACATTTTCATCTGGGACAAGTCGACCGTCCATCACCCGAAGTTCCTCAAGAACCAGATTCCCATGGAAATCAAGCAGACCATGGAGTCCATGCCCATTATGTCTCTACTCACTGCGCCTTTCTTGGTCGCGGAAGTCCGTGGTTACGCAAAACTCTATGACTCGTTCTCGGATGAGCCGTTCTGGGGCTACAGCTTCATTCAATTCCCGCTGTTCATCGCGTTCACCGATCTCTGCATCTACTGGATCCACCGTGGCTTGCACCACCCTTCGATTTACAAGACCTTGCACAAGCCTCACCACAAGTGGATCATGCCTAGCCCCTTCGCATCGCATGCTTTCCACCCTATGGACGGCTGGTCGCAGAGTGTACCCTACCACCTATTCCCGTTCATTTTCCCTCTCCAAAAGCTCGCATACGTTTTCCTCTTCGGTTTCATCAATCTCTGGACCGTCTTGATCCACGACGGTGAATACGTTGCCAACAGCCCCGTGATCAACGGAGCCGCCTGCCACACCATGCACCATCTCTACTTCAACTACAACTACGGGCAGTTCACCACCCTGTGGGACCGCTTGGGCGGTAGCTACCGGAAGCCGAACGAAGAACTTTTCCGTCGTGAGACAAAGATGGACCAGAAGGAATGGCAGAGACAGACCAAGGAGATGGAGTCTATCCTCAGGGACGTCGAGGGCGAGGATGACCGCAAGTACTTGGCTGAGGAAGAGACAAAGAAAGAGCTCTGA
- the RIM11 gene encoding GSK family serine/threonine-protein kinase (BUSCO:EOG09262KXK;~COG:T;~EggNog:ENOG410PGBM;~InterPro:IPR017441,IPR008271,IPR039192,IPR000719, IPR011009;~PFAM:PF07714,PF00069;~go_function: GO:0004672 - protein kinase activity [Evidence IEA];~go_function: GO:0005524 - ATP binding [Evidence IEA];~go_process: GO:0006468 - protein phosphorylation [Evidence IEA]) yields the protein MKEISYTQCKIVGNGSFGVVFQTKMMPSGEDAAIKRVLQDKRFKNRELQIMRIVRHPNIVELKAFYYSNGERKDEVYLNLVLEFVPETVYRASRYFNKMKTTMPMLEVKLYIYQLFRSLAYIHSQGICHRDIKPQNLLLDQHSGILKLCDFGSAKILVENEPNVSYICSRYYRAPELIFGATNYTTKIDVWSTGCVMAELMLGQPLFPGESGIDQLVEIIKVLGTPTREQIRTMNPNYMEHRFPQIKPHPFNKVFRRAPHEAIDLISALLEYTPTQRLSAIEAMCHPFFDELRDPNTKLPDSRHPEAAPRDLPNLFDFSRHELSIAPSMNHRLVPPHARPALAARGLDIDSFKPLSKEQMMARLD from the exons ATGAAGGAGATCTCCTACACACAATGCAAGATCGTTGGAAATGGGTCGTTCGGTGTCGTTTTCCAGACCAAGATGATGCCCAGCGGTGAAGATGCGGCCATCAAACGGGTTCTGCAAGATAAGCGTTTCAAG AACCGTGAATTGCAAATCATGCGGATTGTTCGCCATCCCAACATTGTGGAATTGAAGGCATTCTACTACTCGAACGGTGAGAGG AAAGATGAAGTGTACCTCAACCTTGTCCTCGAATTCGTTCCTGAGACCGTCTACCGGGCGTCGCGATACTTCAACAAGATGAAGACAACCATGCCGATGTTGGAGGTCAAGCTCTACATCTACCAGCTCTTCCGCTCCCTGGCCTACATCCATTCTCAAGGCATCTGTCACCGAGACATCAAGCCTCAGAATCTTCTCCTTGATCAGCACTCTGGTATTCTGAAACTCTGCGATTTCGGGTCCGCCAAGATCCTTGTTGAAAATGAGCCCAACGTCTCTTACATCTGTTCGCGGTACTACCGTGCGCCCGAGTTGATTTTCGGCGCAACCAACTACACAACGAAGATTG ATGTGTGGTCCACGGGCTGTGTGATGGCCGAATTAATGTTGGGACAGCCGCTCTTCCCAGGAGAATCAGGAATCGATCAACTTGtggagatcattaaggtcctTGGAACCCCTACTCGGGAACAGATTCGGACCATGAACCCCAACTACATGGAACATCGCTTCCCTCAGATCAAGCCTCATCCTTTCAATAAG GTTTTCCGGAGAGCTCCGCATGAGGCTATTGATCTGATTTCGGCTCTATTGGAATACACGCCTACACAACGTCTGTCTGCGATTGAAGCAATGTGCCATCCTTTCTTCGATGAGCTTCGGGACCCCAACACCAAATTGCCGGATTCGCGGCACCCCGAAGCCGCGCCGCGGGATCTGCCTAACCTTTTCGACTTCTCCCGGCATG AACTCTCTATCGCTCCTTCTATGAACCACCGACTGGTTCCTCCTCACGCACGACCTGCTCTCGCCGCTCGTGGGCTCGATATTGATTCCTTCAAGCCGCTTTCAAAGGAACAAATGATGGCACGCCTCGACTGA
- a CDS encoding NCBP1 family protein (BUSCO:EOG09260PI1;~COG:A;~EggNog:ENOG410PGW2;~InterPro:IPR016024,IPR016021,IPR027159,IPR015172, IPR015174;~PFAM:PF09088,PF09090;~go_component: GO:0005846 - nuclear cap binding complex [Evidence IEA];~go_function: GO:0000339 - RNA cap binding [Evidence IEA];~go_process: GO:0016070 - RNA metabolic process [Evidence IEA];~go_process: GO:0045292 - mRNA cis splicing, via spliceosome [Evidence IEA];~go_process: GO:0051028 - mRNA transport [Evidence IEA]), with protein sequence MADYERRYNGPPRGGGGRKRRYRDDDDYDRRQQRRRYEEPLSGRVRRLLFTIAESVVRRVEDDVAYIAKTVAENYEDEELRNTYIDATIELAIEQPLKIPFVAATVLVTNSQRSELVAEVLQKASSALQNYINIGAWREVKLLVRFLGCLQFIFEGDGIFPLLEELFARAVDQQTASSEDLLGLELVKIILFTIPYVMASPATGFEGHANALLEKTDIIASTPHALVDLVKPFAKEGEEPVATPSIISLLQTQLQAESSRNWELVCLPRPWNIPPEGGEEQKPLEPGTKHAFPQITVPNPVLNGARAIFPEVYLSVYANQEVETVPPLSDITSSLLRDSLVDTINLLDFNRIATAKFLIDVDCYFTPHTFVKRATPFDRLRELPQDRPTWKPEDVAVDAVFSQLYQLPTPEHKLVYYHSVLTECCKIAPAAIAPSLGRAIRFLYRDLEVMDLDLSHRFLDWFSHHLSNFGFTWKWSEWIDDLDLPIVHPKMSFITGAIDKEIRLSFAQRIRGTLPDPYQDLITEGKEKDIPDFKYSVDTTPYANEGRELMQLIRKKAGDEEIQPIITSIEGQAKEHGVEDPMLPSTDAFVTSICFVGAKSLSHVLSCIERNKERLLAIGPQSSRTRNQIVTSVMEYWTDQPGIAINIIDKLLNYTILTPLSVIEWALVENLNAGNILARTEIYEMVAATIGKVTNRLRQIVAARVQPGLYEPQLSVIDDTLHREKADMQALFKITEDSLVSIASGSNDEQMERGDGSGGLPEDGILRQWGRRWLRVFRRKAAVEEAFIAEAMAGATPVGAVAPPQPVQPAASAGAPVPDSNDGDLDVADTDAAGQ encoded by the exons ATGGCCGACTACGAGCGCCGGTATAATGGTCCCCCCaggggtggtggtggacgCAAGAGGCGTTATAGAG ACGATGACGACTATGACCGCCGTCAGCAACGCCGAAGATACGAAGAACCTCTCTCTGGCAGAGTGCGGAGGCTGCTATTCACGATTGCGGAATCG GTCGTTCGACGGGTAGAGGACGATGTCGCGTACATTGCAAAGACCGTCGCGGAGAACTacgaggatgaggaattGAGAAATACTTATATCgatgctactattgaact CGCCATCGAGCAACCGTTGAAGATTCCCTTTGTCGCGGCCACGGTTTTGGTTACCAACAGTCAGAGGTCGGAGCTTGTGGCTGAGGTGCTTCAGAAAGCTAGCAGCGCTCTGCAGAACTATATCAATATCGGTGCTTGGCGGGAAGTTAAGCTCCTCGTGCGCTTTCTCGGTTGTCTTCAATTCATCTTCGAGGGTGATGGGATCTTCCCGTTGCTGGAGGAGCTGTTCGCGCGCGCGGTCGATCAACAGACGGCGTCTTCTGAAGAC TTGCTAGGACTCGAGCTGGTCAAGATCATCCTTTTCACTATCCCCTACGTGATGGCGTCTCCGGCGACTGGCTTCGAGGGCCATGCAAACGCTCTCCTGGAGAAGACGGACATTATCGCTTCCACTCCCCATGCGCTTGTCGACCTGGTCAAGCCGTTTGCCAAGGAAGGTGAAGAGCCCGTCGCTACACCGAGCATTATTAGTCTCCTCCAGACACAACTCCAGGCTGAGTCCAGTCGGAATTGGGAATTGGTGTGCCTTCCTCGTCCTTGGAACATCCCTCCGGAAGGGGGGGAGGAGCAGAAGCCTTTGGAACCAGGGACAAAACACGCTTTCCCGCAAATCACCGTTCCCAACCCTGTCCTGAATGGTGCCAGAGCGATCTTCCCCGAGGTCTATCTATCGGTATACGCAAACCAGGAAGTGGAAACGGTACCTCCATTGTCTGACATCACATCCTCTTTGTTGCGCGATTCCCTGGTCGacaccatcaacctcctcgacTTCAACCGTATCGCGACGGCCAAGTTCCTGATCGATGTTGACTGCTACTTCACGCCTCATACTTTCGTGAAGCGTGCAACGCCCTTTGACCGACTCCGCGAACTTCCCCAGGATCGCCCAACATGGAAACCGGAAGACGTCGCTGTTGATGCAGTGTTCTCTCAACTATACCAACTCCCAACTCCGGAGCATAAGCTCGTTTACTACCACTCAGTGCTGACTGAGTGCTGCAAGATTGCGCCTGCTGCTATCGCGCCCAGTCTGGGGCGCGCGATCCGTTTCCTGTACCGAGACTTGGAGGTGATGGATTTGGACCTCAGTCATCGGTTCTTGGATTGGTTCTCTCATCATTTGAGTAACTTTGGTTTTACTTGGAAGTGGAGTGAATG GATCGATGATCTTGATCTCCCCATTGTTCACCCCAAGATGTCTTTCATTACTGGAGCCATTGACAAGGAGATTCGGTTGAGTTTTGCGCAGCGCATTCGAGGCACCCTTCCAGATCCTTATCAAGACTTGATTActgaaggaaaggaaaaggacaTTCCTGATTTCAAGTACTCAGTAGACA CTACACCGTACGCCAACGAAGGCCGGGAACTCATGCAACTCATCCGCAAGAAGGCCGGTGACGAAGAAATCCAACCGATTATCACCTCGATCGAAGGACAAGCCAAGGAACACGGCGTCGAAGACCCCATGCTCCCATCCACCGACGCCTTCGTCACCTCCATCTGCTTCGTCGGCGCCAAATCCCTCTCCCACGTCCTCTCCTGCATCGAGCGCAACAAGGAACGCCTCCTAGCAATCGGCCCGCAATCCTCCCGCACACGCAACCAAATCGTAACCTCGGTCATGGAATACTGGACCGACCAACCAGGCATCGCAATTAACATCATCGACAAACTCCTCAACTACACCATCCTCACCCCCCTCTCCGTCATCGAATGGGCCCTCGTCGAAAACCTCAACGCAGGCAACATCCTCGCCAGAACCGAAATCTACGAAATGGTCGCCGCGACGATCGGCAAAGTCACCAACCGCCTCCGCCAAATCGTCGCTGCCCGCGTCCAACCGGGTCTCTACGAACCCCAGCTCAGCGTCATCGACGACACCCTTCACCGCGAAAAGGCTGACATGCAGGCCCTTTTCAAGATTACGGAGGACTCGCTTGTCTCGATCGCCAGCGGCAGTAACGATGAGCAGATGGAGCGCGGGGACGGGAGTGGTGGCTTGCCCGAAGATGGGATTCTGAGGCAGTGGGGTCGTCGCTGGCTCAGGGTGTTCCGGCGGAAGGCTGCGGTTGAAGAGGCGTTCATTGCGGAGGCTATGGCGGGTGCGACGCCGGTTGGGGCGGTTGCGCCGCCGCAACCGGTTCAgcctgctgcttctgctggtGCTCCTGTGCCGGATTCTAATGATGGGGATTTGGATGTTGCGGATACTGATGCGGCGGGTCAATAA
- the tom40 gene encoding TOM complex pore protein TOM40 (BUSCO:EOG09262M2J;~COG:U;~EggNog:ENOG410PFY2;~InterPro:IPR023614,IPR037930,IPR027246;~PFAM:PF01459;~go_component: GO:0005741 - mitochondrial outer membrane [Evidence IEA];~go_function: GO:0008320 - protein transmembrane transporter activity [Evidence IEA];~go_process: GO:0030150 - protein import into mitochondrial matrix [Evidence IEA];~go_process: GO:0055085 - transmembrane transport [Evidence IEA]) → MADLSSAFSFLTDNSFAAVAKDAYNSFSERREALGLSNPGTVDNIAREVQKEVLLSNFMFTGLRADLTKAFSMSPLFRVSHAFAMGSSGNLPPYAFSAMYGSPRVFTQGNFGSDGSLAAVGNYRWSPKFVTKANTQIMAGATQGLLQLDNDYTGDDFSASIKAFNPSLLDGGLTGIFVGSYLQSITPGLALGFEAIWQRQGMSTRPETALSYCGRYKTSDWIASAQLQAQGVFAASYWRKLSERVEAGVDMNLQFAPNPAAALMGAPSKDGTTSIGAKYDFRASSFRAQVDSTGKVSCLLEKRIAMPIALTFAGEIDHAKQSAKLGLAVSLEIAGEEMLEQQEKIEAQGMVPPPF, encoded by the exons ATGGCCGATTTATCGTccgctttttcttttctgacGGACAATTCCTTTGCGGCTGTGGCCAAGGATGCATACAACTCTTTCTCAGAGCGCAGGGAGGCTCTCGGCCTCTCCAACCCGGGAACTGTGGATAACATCGCGAGGGAGGTGCAGAAGGAGGTCTTGCTGTCCAACTTCATGTTCACAGGTCTCCGGGCAGACTTGACAAAGGCTTTCAGCATGTCCCCACTCTTCCGTGTGTCGCATGCGTTCGCCATGGGCTCGTCGGGTAACCTGCCTCCGTACGCTTTCTCGGCGATGTACGGAAGTCCTAGG GTATTCACGCAAGGCAACTTCGGAAGCGATGGCTCGCTCGCCGCCGTCGGCAACTACCGCTGGAGTCCTAAGTTTGTCACCAAGGCCAACACACAGATCATGGCTGGTGCGACCCAGGGTCTGCTGCAACTCGACAATGACTACACTGGTGACGATTTTTCCGCATCCATCAAGGCGTTCAACCCCTCTCTATTGGATGGCGGTCTGACCGGGATCTTCGTTGGAAGCTACCTTCAATCCATTACTCCCGGCCTGGCTCTCGGTTTCGAAGCGATCTGGCAGCGTCAAGGAATGAGCACTCGTCCCGAAACTGCGCTTTCCTACTGCGGCCGTTACAAGACCAGTGACTGGATTGCCAGTGCTCAGCTTCAAGCTCAGGGTGTCTTTGCTGCTTCATACTGGAGAAAGCTGTCTGAGCGTGTTGAGGCTGGTGTCGACATGAACCTTCAGTTCGCCCCCAACCCGGCTGCAGCTCTGATGGGTGCTCCCAGCAAAGACGGCACCACCTCCATCGGAGCCAAGTACGACTTCCGCGCCTCCTCGTTCCGTGCTCAGGTCGACAGCACCGGTAAGGTCAGCTGCCTTTTGGAGAAGCGGATAGCTATGCCCATTGCTCTCACTTTTGCCGGTGAGATCGATCACGCTAAG CAATCCGCTAAGCTCGGTCTTGCTGTGTCCCTCGAGATCGCTGGCGAGGAGATGCTGGAGCAGCAAGAGAAGATCGAGGCTCAGGGCATGGTTCCTCCTCCTTTTTAA
- a CDS encoding C2H2-type zinc finger protein (COG:K;~EggNog:ENOG410PHIE;~InterPro:IPR036236,IPR013087;~PFAM:PF00096), with protein METAEPVSYEFPGHPTGAMASRRILHPHMSPNYFYPTTTSFPLSFHSSSTAPYSFGHPQHPQHHPPPPLSNPHQHHHAQQQQQQPQPQQPTLQPPAPSQSHPSPYQPHFFVPAPQQPPLHPQPVRLSSESPPFQGVPDIRPAKNAINQVGKDSLAKAISASQQSTNGAASQDKSASEIDFSTNVDVLMKAIQSRASSEPTTTQQSLPPLQQLTHGNAGVFSPPSYPMAAASSMTPRGGLMVDEPMSRSGKRRKYTCTLPHCGKSFAQKTHLDIHMRAHTGDKPFFCKEPGCGQRFSQLGNLRTHQRRHTGEKPFSCEICHKRFAQRGNVRAHQITHREEKPFRCLLDNCGKQFTQLGNLKSHQNKFHASTLQTLTAKFATAVDGDFMNPQDRELWGYFAALYKNSNKGIKGRGKDRKISPSSKSSSSASSGRRFQADDHQMRRDSYEYASSTYTGSSDEDDMAHYYLARREH; from the exons ATGGAAACCGCAGAACCCGTGTCTTACGAATTCCCCGGGCATCCAACGGGCGCCATGGCTTCTCGTCGCATTCTCCATCCTCACATGAGTCCTAACTACTTCTATCCTACGACCACCTCGTTTCCTCTGTCATTCCACTCGTCTTCTACTGCTCCGTACAGCTTTGGTCATCCTCAACATCCTCAGCATCACCCGCCGCCCCCTCTCAGCAATCCTCATCAGCATCATCATgctcagcaacagcaacagcagccaCAGCCACAGCAACCAACGCTACAGCCTCCAGCGCCATCTCAGTCCCATCCCAGCCCGTACCAACCGCATTTCTTCGTTCCAGCTCCTCAGCAGCCACCGCTTCATCCGCAGCCCGTCCGCCTGTCATCAGAATCACCGCCGTTCCAGGGCGTTCCCGACATCCGACCAGCCAAAAATGCCATCAATCAAGTGGGCAAAGACTCATTAGCAAAGGCCATCTCTGCATCTCAACAGAGCACTAACGGAGCAGCGTCACAGGACAAGTCTGCCAGCGAGATCGATTTCTCTACGAATGTCGATGTCCTCATGAAGGCCATTCAGTCCCGGGCTAGTTCTGAGCCGACAACAACTCAGCAGTCGTTGCCTCCGTTGCAACAGTTGACCCACGGGAATGCCGGTGTTTTCTCTCCTCCGAGTTATCCTATGGCTGCGGCGTCATCTATGACTCCTCGTGGGGGCTTGATGGTTGACGAGCCGATGTCTCGCTctgggaagagaagaaagtaCACCTGTACGCTACCGCACTGTGGGAAAAGCTTCGCCCAGAAGACTCATTTGGATATCCATATGAGAGCGCACACTGGAGACAAGCCTTTC TTCTGCAAGGAACCCGGCTGTGGACAACGCTTCTCGCAACTAGGCAATCTGAGG ACTCATCAACGCCGTCATACCGGAGAAAAGCCCTTCTCATGTGAAATCTGTCACAAACGCTTCGCCCAACGGGGCAACGTCCGCGCACACCAGATCACCCACAGGGAAGAAAAGCCCTTTAGATGTCTCCTGGACAACTGTGGAAAACAATTCACCCAGCTTGGTAACCTCAAG TCCCACCAAAACAAGTTCCACGCTTCCACCCTTCAGACTCTGACCGCCAAGTTCGCGACCGCAGTCGACGGAGACTTCATGAACCCACAAGACCGAGAATTATGGGGCTACTTTGCCGCGCTATACAAGAACAGTAACAAGGGGATCAAGGGTCGGGGCAAAGATCGCAAGATTTCGCCTTCTTCCAAATCTTCTTCGTCTGCATCCTCGGGGAGACGGTTCCAGGCTGATGACCATCAGATGCGTCGGGACAGCTATGAGTACGCCTCGTCGACCTACACGGGGAGcagtgatgaggatgacaTGGCGCATTATTATTTGGCTAGGAGGGAGCATTAg
- the rcoA gene encoding putative transcriptional repressor TupA/RocA (COG:S;~EggNog:ENOG410PFUA;~InterPro:IPR036322,IPR015943,IPR001680,IPR019775, IPR020472,IPR013890,IPR017986;~PFAM:PF08581,PF00400;~go_function: GO:0005515 - protein binding [Evidence IEA]), whose translation MYNAHRGMVPAPNSRLTELLDQLRQEFENQSRSTGEFEHQLTGQLQEMEMIRQKVFALEAAQVKMKQDYEAEIRMLRHELESRGVQTVSTHIAGPAQHAGPSQAPPPALGHGPSNLFGGIMANQGGSAPDPAQSLDQKPPQQHTVQQPASVAQPGALPEPQSSGKHQPGAAVNGYPPPPPTASPGPKRPRAPPGPATPQQTHQMAYPDPRASPQIARPTPPGQAMIRERPGNMLANWNPDDLPASQKREGADWYAIFNPEVQRVLDVELVHHLVHDSVVCCVRFSRDGKYLATGCNRSAQIFDVTTGQNVAILQDESVDKDGDLYIRSVCFSPDGKYLATGAEDKQIRVWDIAARTIKHVFTGHEQDIYSLDFAGNGRYIASGSGDKTVRLWDILDGKLVYTLSIEDGVTTVAMSPDGHYVAAGSLDKSVRVWDTTTGYLVERLETPDGHRDSVYSVAFAPNGRDLVSGSLDKTIKLWELNVPRGYNSGSVKPGKCVRTFEGHKDFVLSVCLTPDGHWVMSGSKDRGVQFWDPVTGNAQMMLQGHKNSVISVAPSPTGNLFATGSGDMRARIWRYATYTGR comes from the exons ATGTACAACGCTCATCGCGGGATGGTTCCCGCTCCCAACTCCCGTTTGACGGAGTTGCTGGACCAGCTACGCCAGGAGTTTGAGAATCAGTCGAGGAGCACGGGAGAATTTGAGCATCAAT TAACCGGCCAGCTACAGGAGATGGAAATGATTCGCCAGAAGGTCTttgctttggaagcagcGCAGGTTAAGATGAAGCAAGA CTACGAGGCGGAGATTCGAATGCTGCGACATGAGCTGGAATCACGCGGTGTCCAGACTGTTTCGACCCATATCGCTGGCCCGGCACAGCATGCTGGCCCTTCTCAGGCGCCACCCCCGGCATTGGGCCATGGTCCCAGTAATCTGTTTGGTGGAATCATGGCCAATCAAGGAGGTAGTGCTCCCGATCCTGCCCAATCTCTAGATCAGAAGCCTCCCCAGCAACATACTGTTCAGCAGCCAGCTTCCGTGGCTCAACCAGGAGCACTGCCAGAGCCGCAGAGCTCTGGGAAACACCAGCCAGGTGCTGCTGTGAATG GctatcctcctccgcctcctacAGCTTCCCCTGGTCCCAAGAGGCCGCGTGCTCCCCCCGGTCCAGCTACCCCGCAGCAGACTCATCAGATGGCTTATCCTGACCCCCGCGCGTCGCCTCAGATCGCTCGCCCCACCCCTCCTGGCCAGGCAATGATTCGGGAGCGACCAGGCAACATGCTGGCAAACTGGAACCCCGATGATCTCCCTGCTTCGCAAAAGCGCGAGGGTGCTGACTGGTATGCGATTTTCAATCCCGAGGTGCAGCGCGTGCTGGATGTGGAATTGGTGCACCACCTTGTGCACGACAGTGTCGTTTGCTGTGTTCGCTTCAGCCGTGATGGCAAGTATTTGGCTACTGGCTGCAACCGGTCTGCGCAAATCTTCGATGTGACCACTGGACAGAACGTTGCTATTCTGCAGGATGAGAGCGTCGACAAGGATGGAGATCTTTACATCCGCAGCGTCTGTTTCAGTCCTGACGGCAAATATCTGGCTACCGGAGCTGAGGACAAACAGATTCGA GTTTGGGACATCGCCGCCCGGACGATCAAGCATGTTTTCACCGGACACGAGCAAGATATCTACTCTCTCGACTTTGCCGGCAACGGTCGCTATATCGCATCAGGCAGCGGTGATAAGACTGTACGCCTCTGGGATATCCTTGATGGCAAGTTGGTGTACACCCTCAGCATTGAGGATGGTGTGACCACTGTTGCCATGTCTCCGGATGGACACTATGTGGCTGCAGGATCGTTGGACAAGAGTGTCCGTGTCTGGGATACCACGACCGGCTACCTGGTCGAGCGCCTGGAGACCCCTGATGGCCACCGGGACAGTGTGTACTCGGTTGCTTTTGCACCGAACGGCCGCGACCTTGTCAGCGGCAGTCTTGACAAGACCATCAAATTGTGGGAGCTCAATGTTCCCCGGGGATACAACAGCGGCAGTGTCAAGCCCGGCAAGTGTGTGCGGACGTTCGAGGGCCACAAG GACTTTGTGCTCAGCGTTTGCCTTACGCCTGATGGACACTGGGTGATGAGCGGTTCGAAGGACCGTGGTGTTCAATTCTGGGACCCGGTTACTGGTAATGCCCAGATGATGCTTCAGGGCCACAAGAACTCTG TTATTTCGGTTGCGCCCAGTCCGACTGGCAACTTGTTCGCTACTGGCAGTGGTGATATGCGGGCACGGATCTGGAG ATACGCGACGTACACTGGACGGTGA